The genomic region CGCAGCAATGATGTCGACTTTCAATTCAGTCAGGATCCCAATTTCTATTATCTCAGTGGTTATACGGAACCCAATGCAGTGCTGGTTATTTTCAAGGAGGACCGCAACTTTGATGGAGTGAATACCAATGAACTTTTGTTTGTGCAGGACCGTGATGCGAAGAAGGAAATCTGGACCGGAAAGCGTTTAGGTGTAGAGGGGGCTAAGTCGATGCTGGGTTTCAGATCAGTGTACACGGGAATAGAGTGGAAGGAATTTGGCATCAACTGGACTTCGTTAAATGAAATATTTACCATATATCCCGATCAGCCCAATGCTTCACGGATGGAGAAGGCAGATTTATCTGATCTCGTGAATTACTTTAAAGAGGCTGTCGAGAGTGTGAAGGATAATGTCAACGCGTCTTCTCTTCATAAATACATGGCGCAATTGCGGGAAAAAAAGGATCCGGAAGAGATAGTTCTTCTGCAAAAAGCGATGGATATGACGATCGATGGTTTCCGGGAGATGATCCGTGAGTTGTCGCCGGGGATGTCCGAGTACCAGGCGCAGGCGATTGTAGAATATCATGCTAAGAAAGGCGGCTCCGAATACATGGGTTATCCTTCCATCTGCGGAGGCGGCGCCAATTCCTGCGTGTTGCATTATACGCACAACAGAAAGAAACTCGATGCAAAAGAGTTGTTGCTGGTGGATATGGGAGCCGAATACCATGGCTATACCGCCGACATCACACGGGCCTTGCCGGTAGATGGTAAGTTTTCTCAGGAGGAAACGATGATTTATAATTTGGTTCTTGCGGCTCAAAATGCCGGCATCGATCAATGCAGGAAGGGAAAGGGTTTCAGAGATGCGCATCATTCCGCCTATGAAGTTATTGGTAAAGGGCTGGTGGAGTTGGGAATTATTAAA from Bacteroidota bacterium harbors:
- a CDS encoding aminopeptidase P N-terminal domain-containing protein, whose amino-acid sequence is MIRGLPVFFFLFLTFGAQGQWDDTDRLPKEFHQRKRAALRELLPPKSVAVFFANPIRNRSNDVDFQFSQDPNFYYLSGYTEPNAVLVIFKEDRNFDGVNTNELLFVQDRDAKKEIWTGKRLGVEGAKSMLGFRSVYTGIEWKEFGINWTSLNEIFTIYPDQPNASRMEKADLSDLVNYFKEAVESVKDNVNASSLHKYMAQLREKKDPEEIVLLQKAMDMTIDGFREMIRELSPGMSEYQAQAIVEYHAKKGGSEYMGYPSICGGGANSCVLHYTHNRKKLDAKELLLVDMGAEYHGYTADITRALPVDGKFSQEETMIYNLVLAAQNAGIDQCRKGKGFRDAHHSAYEVIGKGLVELGIIKEINAANKYFMHGTSHYLGLDVHDAGTFNALQSGVVMTVEPGIYIPEGSPCDKKWWGMGIRIEDDILVTENAPIIMTAALPRTIPELERLMAEDF